From the genome of Danio rerio strain Tuebingen ecotype United States chromosome 2, GRCz12tu, whole genome shotgun sequence, one region includes:
- the mbl2 gene encoding mannose-binding protein C isoform X1 translates to MPIATPGGAVHLQMALLKLFLGALLLLQLVLQLLAGAADPQSLNCPAYAGVPGTPGHNGLPGRDGRDGRDGATGPKGEKGEPGVNVQGPPGKAGPPGPAGAKGERGPSGLPGQDCMSDSLKSELQKLSDKIALIEKVVNFKTFKKVGQKYYVTDDVEETFDKGMQYCSSNGGALVLPRTLEENALLKVFVSSAFKRLFIRITDREKEGEFVDTDRKKLTFTNWGPNQPDNYKGAQDCGAIADSGLWDDVSCDSLYPIICEIEIK, encoded by the exons atggcgctgttgAAGCTGTTCCTCGGGGCTCTTCTGCTCCTTCAGCTTGTTCTGCAGCTGCTGGCTGGAGCTGCTGACCCTCAGAGCCTAAACTGTCCTGCTTATGCTGGAGTTCCTGGTACTCCGGGACACAATGGTCTGCCTGGCAGAGACGGGAGAGACGGAAGAGATGGAGCCACTGGACCCAAAGGAGAGAAGGGAGAGCCAG GAGTGAATGTGCAGGGGCCACCAGGTAAAGCAGGACCACCTGGACCAGCCGGAGCAAAGGGTGAAAGAGGACCATCAG GCTTACCAGGACAGGACTGCATGTCTGACTCACTGAAATCTGAGCTCCAGAAACTCAGTGACAAGATTGCCCTGATTGAGAAGGTTGTGAATTTTAAAACGTTCAAAAAAGTTGGACAGAAATATTACGTTACTGATGACGTCGAGGAGACTTTTGATAAGGGGATGCAGTACTGCAGTAGCAATGGGGGAGCTTTAGTTTTGCCAAGAACTCTTGAAGAAAATGCATTACTGAAAGTATTTGTATCCAGTGCTTTTAAAAGGCTATTTATTAGAATCACAGACAGAGAAAAAGAGGGAGAGTTTGTAGACACTGATAGAAAGAAGCTGACGTTTACCAACTGGGGTCCTAATCAGCCTGATAACTATAAGGGAGCACAAGATTGTGGTGCTATCGCAGACTCAGGCTTATGGGATGATGTCAGCTGTGATAGTCTGTATCCCATCATATGCGAAATAGAGATCAAATAG
- the mbl2 gene encoding mannose-binding protein C isoform X2, whose amino-acid sequence MALLKLFLGALLLLQLVLQLLAGAADPQSLNCPAYAGVPGTPGHNGLPGRDGRDGRDGATGPKGEKGEPGVNVQGPPGKAGPPGPAGAKGERGPSGLPGQDCMSDSLKSELQKLSDKIALIEKVVNFKTFKKVGQKYYVTDDVEETFDKGMQYCSSNGGALVLPRTLEENALLKVFVSSAFKRLFIRITDREKEGEFVDTDRKKLTFTNWGPNQPDNYKGAQDCGAIADSGLWDDVSCDSLYPIICEIEIK is encoded by the exons atggcgctgttgAAGCTGTTCCTCGGGGCTCTTCTGCTCCTTCAGCTTGTTCTGCAGCTGCTGGCTGGAGCTGCTGACCCTCAGAGCCTAAACTGTCCTGCTTATGCTGGAGTTCCTGGTACTCCGGGACACAATGGTCTGCCTGGCAGAGACGGGAGAGACGGAAGAGATGGAGCCACTGGACCCAAAGGAGAGAAGGGAGAGCCAG GAGTGAATGTGCAGGGGCCACCAGGTAAAGCAGGACCACCTGGACCAGCCGGAGCAAAGGGTGAAAGAGGACCATCAG GCTTACCAGGACAGGACTGCATGTCTGACTCACTGAAATCTGAGCTCCAGAAACTCAGTGACAAGATTGCCCTGATTGAGAAGGTTGTGAATTTTAAAACGTTCAAAAAAGTTGGACAGAAATATTACGTTACTGATGACGTCGAGGAGACTTTTGATAAGGGGATGCAGTACTGCAGTAGCAATGGGGGAGCTTTAGTTTTGCCAAGAACTCTTGAAGAAAATGCATTACTGAAAGTATTTGTATCCAGTGCTTTTAAAAGGCTATTTATTAGAATCACAGACAGAGAAAAAGAGGGAGAGTTTGTAGACACTGATAGAAAGAAGCTGACGTTTACCAACTGGGGTCCTAATCAGCCTGATAACTATAAGGGAGCACAAGATTGTGGTGCTATCGCAGACTCAGGCTTATGGGATGATGTCAGCTGTGATAGTCTGTATCCCATCATATGCGAAATAGAGATCAAATAG